A part of Propioniciclava coleopterorum genomic DNA contains:
- a CDS encoding BCCT family transporter encodes MPGNLLRVVSTRRHIYGYQRRTPPPQPGRRTRAQAAQTAPRRGRPATPKSLNRTLLRANPAGLARLTGQGRVLDANHPALEPTADVREERPGRLDKVVFGVTAVLSLAFVLWGILSPATLSSSSSTGLSWVVSNTGWLFALTATGFVFFVLWLAGGKYGNIPLGRDGEGTEFSTVSWIAMMFSAGMGIGLMFYGAAEPLAHFIAPPPGTGEAGNENAVRTAMATTLFHWALHPWAIYAVVGVAIAYGVFRKGRPLTISAVFEPLLGKRQTYGPGGKIIDMFAIFATLFGSATSLGLGALQIAHGAKIVGWIGEVGNTFLVLLIAGLTACFIVSAVSGVSRGIQYLSNTNMVLAVVLALFVFVLGPTVFILNLLPTTLGTYLQTLMQMSARAGASGTAAEEWLASWTFFYWAWWVSWTPFVGMFIARISRGRTIRQFVSGVLLLPSLVSLIWFSIFGGAAINAEQTGAGLSQIESVEGTLFALLDTMPWGTVTSVLVMILVAIFFVSGADAASIVMGTLSENGTMEPHRWTVIFWGVATGAAAAIMLVIGGEDALNGLQSITIIAGLPFMIVMIGMAVSLVKDLHNDPMIVRRRYAVEAINAAVVEGVSQHGDDFALRVDQTPPGEGVGALVEDADKGVVSPEGDAPGEEPSVQI; translated from the coding sequence TTGCCCGGTAACCTACTGCGGGTTGTCAGCACGAGGAGACATATTTATGGCTACCAACGGCGAACGCCACCCCCGCAACCCGGACGCCGCACCCGGGCCCAAGCGGCCCAAACTGCGCCGCGGCGGGGCCGCCCCGCCACCCCCAAATCGCTCAACCGGACGCTGCTGCGGGCCAACCCGGCCGGCCTGGCGCGCCTCACCGGCCAGGGCCGCGTCCTGGACGCCAACCACCCGGCGCTCGAGCCCACCGCCGACGTCCGGGAGGAGCGCCCGGGCCGCCTCGACAAGGTGGTCTTCGGCGTCACGGCCGTCCTGTCGCTGGCCTTCGTGCTCTGGGGCATCCTGTCCCCCGCCACCCTGAGCAGCAGTTCCAGCACGGGCCTGTCCTGGGTCGTCTCGAACACCGGCTGGCTGTTCGCGCTCACCGCGACCGGCTTCGTGTTCTTCGTCCTGTGGCTGGCCGGCGGCAAGTACGGCAACATCCCGCTGGGCCGCGACGGCGAGGGCACCGAGTTCTCGACCGTGTCGTGGATCGCGATGATGTTCAGCGCGGGCATGGGCATCGGCCTGATGTTCTACGGCGCCGCCGAGCCGCTGGCCCACTTCATCGCTCCGCCGCCGGGCACCGGCGAGGCCGGCAACGAGAACGCCGTGCGGACCGCCATGGCGACCACCCTGTTCCACTGGGCGCTGCACCCCTGGGCGATCTACGCGGTGGTCGGCGTCGCGATCGCGTACGGCGTGTTCCGCAAGGGGCGTCCGCTGACGATCAGCGCCGTGTTCGAGCCGCTGCTCGGCAAGCGGCAGACCTACGGACCGGGCGGCAAGATCATCGACATGTTCGCGATCTTCGCGACGCTGTTCGGGTCGGCGACCTCGCTGGGCCTGGGCGCGCTGCAGATCGCGCACGGCGCCAAGATCGTCGGCTGGATCGGCGAGGTCGGCAACACGTTCCTGGTGCTCCTCATCGCGGGCCTGACGGCCTGCTTCATCGTCTCGGCGGTCTCCGGCGTGAGCCGGGGCATCCAGTACCTGTCGAACACCAACATGGTGCTCGCCGTCGTGCTGGCGCTGTTCGTGTTCGTGCTGGGCCCGACCGTGTTCATCCTGAACCTGCTGCCCACCACGCTCGGCACCTACCTGCAGACCCTGATGCAGATGTCGGCCCGCGCCGGGGCCTCCGGCACGGCCGCCGAGGAGTGGCTCGCGTCCTGGACCTTCTTCTACTGGGCCTGGTGGGTGAGCTGGACGCCGTTCGTGGGCATGTTCATCGCGCGCATCTCCCGCGGCCGGACGATCCGGCAGTTCGTCTCCGGCGTGCTGCTGCTCCCCAGCCTCGTGAGCCTCATCTGGTTCTCGATCTTCGGCGGCGCGGCGATCAACGCCGAGCAGACCGGCGCTGGCCTGAGCCAGATCGAGTCGGTCGAGGGCACCCTGTTCGCGCTGCTGGACACCATGCCGTGGGGCACGGTGACCTCGGTGCTGGTCATGATCCTCGTCGCGATCTTCTTCGTCTCCGGGGCGGACGCCGCCTCCATCGTGATGGGTACGCTCAGCGAGAACGGGACGATGGAACCTCACCGCTGGACGGTGATCTTCTGGGGCGTCGCCACCGGCGCGGCCGCGGCGATCATGCTCGTCATCGGCGGCGAGGACGCCCTCAACGGGCTGCAGTCGATCACGATCATCGCCGGGCTGCCGTTCATGATCGTGATGATCGGCATGGCCGTGTCCCTGGTGAAGGACCTGCACAACGACCCGATGATCGTGCGGCGCCGCTACGCCGTCGAGGCGATCAACGCCGCGGTGGTCGAGGGTGTCAGCCAGCACGGCGACGACTTCGCCCTGCGCGTGGACCAGACCCCGCCCGGCGAGGGCGTCGGCGCGTTGGTGGAGGACGCCGACAAGGGCGTCGTCAGCCCCGAGGGGGATGCGCCCGGCGAGGAGCCGTCGGTGCAGATCTAG
- a CDS encoding YdeI/OmpD-associated family protein, whose translation MTSIRFTTTIEATGPAASIPLSDAQAAELSSAKTPPVVVTIGDASARLRVTRMGGPACIGLSKASRAQLGVDIGDTVEVTVALDDGERTVDVPPLLAEALASDDRARRAFEALSFTRRKELARGIAEAKQEATRQRRLEAALAELRG comes from the coding sequence ATGACGAGCATCCGGTTCACCACCACCATCGAGGCGACGGGACCCGCCGCGTCCATCCCGCTGAGTGACGCTCAGGCAGCGGAGTTGTCCTCGGCGAAGACGCCACCCGTCGTCGTCACGATCGGGGACGCCTCGGCGCGGCTCCGCGTGACGCGGATGGGCGGGCCGGCGTGCATCGGACTGAGCAAGGCGTCGCGGGCCCAGCTCGGGGTCGATATCGGCGACACGGTCGAGGTCACCGTGGCCCTGGACGACGGCGAACGCACCGTCGACGTGCCGCCGCTGCTGGCCGAGGCCCTCGCGTCCGACGACCGGGCGCGGCGCGCCTTCGAAGCCCTCAGCTTCACCCGCCGCAAGGAGTTGGCGCGCGGCATCGCCGAGGCCAAGCAGGAGGCCACCCGGCAGCGGCGACTGGAGGCCGCGCTGGCCGAACTGCGCGGTTAG
- a CDS encoding trimeric intracellular cation channel family protein, which translates to MELDTLFRVVDVTGVVASGLLGGALARSKRFDIVGFVTLAIITGLGGGMIRDVLLSSGFPVALTDPAYLAGALTAAVVAYVVRLDGTWPRRSLVVADVLALGCWSATGTIKAATLGLAVLPSIMLGVITAVGGGMLRDVLVGKTPTVFGGNTLYASLAALGSVEALVCMKVFGRPDLGMLVAILTTTILGMLARRLGWMLPEPLELNLRALRIRPLGPRASTERLRRRLARRRVREPVSADTPDEADSPIPPPEVAP; encoded by the coding sequence GTGGAACTGGACACCCTGTTCCGCGTGGTCGACGTCACCGGCGTGGTCGCGAGCGGGCTGCTGGGCGGGGCGCTCGCGCGTTCCAAGCGCTTCGACATCGTGGGGTTCGTGACCCTGGCGATCATCACCGGGCTGGGCGGCGGCATGATCCGCGACGTCCTGCTGAGCTCCGGCTTCCCCGTGGCGCTCACCGACCCCGCCTATCTCGCCGGCGCCCTGACCGCGGCCGTCGTCGCCTACGTGGTGCGGCTCGACGGCACCTGGCCGCGGCGCTCGCTCGTCGTGGCCGACGTGCTGGCCCTGGGCTGCTGGTCGGCCACGGGCACGATCAAGGCGGCCACGCTCGGGTTGGCGGTGCTGCCCAGCATCATGCTGGGCGTCATCACCGCTGTGGGTGGCGGCATGCTGCGCGACGTGCTGGTCGGCAAGACCCCCACGGTCTTCGGGGGCAACACCCTGTACGCATCGCTGGCGGCGCTGGGCAGCGTCGAGGCCCTCGTCTGCATGAAGGTGTTCGGACGCCCCGACCTCGGCATGCTCGTGGCGATCCTCACGACCACGATCCTGGGCATGCTGGCGCGCCGACTCGGCTGGATGCTGCCCGAGCCGCTCGAGCTGAATCTCCGGGCGCTGCGCATCCGGCCGCTCGGCCCACGCGCGAGCACCGAACGGCTGCGCCGCCGCCTGGCCCGGCGCCGCGTCCGCGAACCCGTCTCCGCCGACACCCCCGACGAGGCCGACTCCCCCATCCCGCCGCCGGAGGTCGCGCCATAG
- a CDS encoding L,D-transpeptidase: MPYSIMFHPDMYVHYSSDFAKRGYATSSHGCVNVGDKDAILWLYENTPIGATVHVF, from the coding sequence ATGCCCTACAGCATCATGTTCCACCCCGACATGTACGTGCACTACTCCTCCGACTTCGCCAAGCGCGGCTACGCGACCTCCAGCCACGGGTGCGTCAACGTCGGCGACAAGGACGCGATCCTGTGGCTGTACGAGAACACCCCGATCGGCGCCACGGTCCACGTCTTCTGA
- a CDS encoding amidohydrolase: protein MNVAITGAHIVPVTAEPFDGTIVMTDGQISALGPKARIPKGHAVLDAEGGWVLPGFVDAHVHLGVHEEGEGWAGNDTNEMTDPVMAAARALDAINPLEKGFDDALAGGVTSVNVNPGSGNPIGGLTVAVKTWGRVVDEMVLKSPSGLKAALGENPKRVYGDQKKTPSTRLGTALTIRNAFVEARNHGAKDDAQQHLVNDALLMVLNREIPWRQHCHRADDIATALRMADEFGYRLVLDHGTESWKIADLIAEKGVPVLYGPLIVSRSKVEVRDRIAAAPGILTRAGVDVSIITDHPVVPIDFLVTQAALAVKEGMDPEAALRAITINPATVMGVEDRVGSLEKGKDADLVLWSGDPLDVRNRVLRTFVSGDEVYSWDPDTRQATWANRF from the coding sequence ATGAACGTCGCCATCACCGGAGCACACATCGTCCCCGTCACCGCCGAGCCCTTCGACGGCACCATCGTCATGACCGATGGCCAGATCTCGGCGCTGGGTCCCAAGGCGCGGATCCCCAAGGGACATGCGGTGCTGGACGCCGAGGGCGGCTGGGTGCTGCCCGGCTTCGTGGACGCGCACGTGCACCTCGGCGTCCACGAGGAGGGTGAAGGCTGGGCCGGCAACGACACCAACGAGATGACCGATCCGGTGATGGCCGCCGCCCGCGCACTGGACGCCATCAACCCGCTCGAGAAGGGCTTCGACGACGCCCTCGCCGGCGGCGTCACCTCGGTCAACGTCAACCCCGGGTCGGGCAACCCGATCGGCGGCCTCACCGTCGCGGTCAAGACGTGGGGGCGCGTCGTGGACGAGATGGTGCTCAAGTCCCCCTCCGGGCTGAAGGCCGCCCTGGGCGAGAACCCCAAGCGGGTCTACGGCGACCAGAAGAAGACGCCCTCGACGCGGCTGGGCACCGCCTTGACGATCCGCAACGCGTTCGTCGAGGCCCGCAACCACGGCGCCAAGGACGACGCGCAGCAGCACCTCGTCAACGACGCCCTGCTGATGGTCCTGAACCGCGAGATCCCGTGGCGGCAGCACTGCCACCGCGCCGACGACATCGCCACCGCCCTGCGCATGGCCGACGAGTTCGGGTACCGCCTGGTGCTGGACCACGGCACCGAGAGCTGGAAGATCGCCGACCTGATCGCCGAGAAGGGCGTGCCCGTGCTGTACGGCCCGCTCATCGTCTCCCGCTCGAAGGTCGAGGTGCGCGACCGGATCGCAGCGGCGCCGGGCATCCTCACGCGCGCGGGCGTCGACGTCTCGATCATCACCGACCACCCGGTCGTCCCCATCGACTTCCTCGTGACCCAGGCCGCGCTGGCGGTCAAGGAGGGCATGGACCCGGAGGCGGCGCTGCGCGCGATCACGATCAATCCCGCCACCGTCATGGGCGTCGAGGACCGCGTGGGCTCGCTCGAGAAGGGCAAGGACGCCGATCTGGTGCTGTGGAGCGGCGACCCCCTCGACGTCCGCAACCGCGTCCTGCGCACGTTCGTGTCGGGCGACGAGGTGTACTCCTGGGATCCCGACACCCGTCAGGCCACCTGGGCGAACCGTTTCTGA
- a CDS encoding NAD(P)H-binding protein has protein sequence MTGRIALTGVTGHLGGRVAALLAERGHPLRLVVRDPSRAPDLPDAEVAVASYDDAAAVRAALTGIEVALMVSAGESATRVADHLTFVAAAAEAGVRHLVYTSFAAAAPDAVFTLGRDHWATEQAIRNSGMNFTLLRDNFYTDVLPEFADADGVVRGPAADGRCAFVVRDDIAAVAAAVLASPTAHAGRTYTLTGPDSLTFAEALAEVNAASGRRYRFEDETLEEAYASRRRDWPGHEDWEYDAWVSTYVAVASGRSRA, from the coding sequence ATGACCGGACGCATCGCCCTCACCGGCGTCACCGGACACCTCGGAGGGCGCGTCGCGGCGCTGCTCGCGGAGCGCGGGCACCCGCTTCGGCTGGTGGTGCGCGACCCGAGCCGGGCACCCGACCTGCCCGACGCCGAGGTGGCGGTCGCCTCCTACGACGACGCGGCGGCGGTCCGGGCGGCCCTGACGGGCATCGAGGTGGCCCTCATGGTCTCGGCCGGCGAGTCGGCCACCCGGGTCGCGGATCACCTGACGTTCGTCGCCGCCGCGGCGGAGGCCGGGGTGCGCCACCTGGTGTACACGTCGTTCGCGGCGGCCGCGCCGGACGCCGTGTTCACCCTGGGGCGCGACCACTGGGCCACCGAGCAGGCGATCCGGAACTCGGGCATGAACTTCACGCTGCTGCGCGACAACTTCTACACCGACGTGCTGCCGGAGTTCGCGGACGCCGACGGCGTGGTGCGTGGGCCCGCGGCGGACGGTCGTTGCGCGTTCGTGGTGCGCGACGACATCGCCGCGGTCGCGGCAGCCGTGCTCGCCTCCCCCACCGCGCATGCCGGACGCACGTACACGCTGACGGGGCCGGACTCGCTGACGTTCGCCGAGGCGCTGGCCGAGGTGAACGCGGCGTCGGGGCGGCGCTACCGCTTCGAGGACGAGACCCTCGAGGAGGCCTACGCGAGCCGTCGCCGCGACTGGCCCGGACACGAGGATTGGGAGTACGACGCCTGGGTGTCGACCTACGTCGCGGTCGCCTCGGGGCGCTCTCGGGCGTGA
- a CDS encoding ATP-binding cassette domain-containing protein — MSPKRWVEHTFSDTKSTRMRATAASFMTEQLCPTCHGLRLNPEALAVTIAGENIAHAASLPLTELRGFLDAARAHPDTADLPIERRQAAEALLDVLDDQLAILVDLGLGYLATSRPTSTLSGGELQRLHLATQLRSGLFGVLYVLDEPSAGLHPSDTELLLGALQRLQDEGNTVFVVEHNAPLIAAAQWVVDLGPGAGRYGGEVLYNGPAAGLRDAAGSVTARYLGPDAPAAPGPAAPRRPDHAIDLRGVSGHNLRGIDVTFPLGAFTAVTGVSGAGKTTLLHALADQARRGLHADDVIADLERNPDSVEDAEERAHGVPLWDLEADRLTVAQASGLERIDRLVVVDQKPIGRTSRSNLATYTGLFDAVRRLFAAQPEARERRFGAGRFSFNLPAGRCPHCLGDGVVSIELLFMPTQTAPCPVCRGARYNPETLEVHYRGRTIADVLAMSVDEARDFLADVPIPARILTLLSDIGLGYLALGQSATTLSGGEAQRIKLVSELHRAPAGHTLYLLDEPTNGLHPADIDLLVGQLQRLVDADNTVVIADHDPRTIAVADRVIDLGPGAGNAGGRVVAQATPDEIAAARGSETGRHLAAVLRPRKTSGADDPA, encoded by the coding sequence ATGAGCCCCAAGCGCTGGGTCGAGCACACCTTCTCCGACACCAAGTCCACCCGGATGCGCGCCACGGCGGCCTCGTTCATGACCGAGCAACTCTGCCCGACCTGTCACGGGCTGCGCCTCAACCCCGAGGCGCTCGCCGTCACCATCGCCGGGGAGAACATCGCCCACGCGGCGTCGCTGCCGCTCACCGAACTGCGCGGCTTCCTGGACGCCGCGCGCGCCCATCCCGACACCGCCGACCTGCCGATCGAGCGCCGGCAGGCGGCCGAGGCGCTCCTGGACGTCCTGGACGATCAGCTGGCCATCCTCGTGGACCTCGGCCTGGGCTACCTGGCGACCAGCCGACCCACGTCGACGCTGTCCGGCGGCGAACTCCAACGCCTCCACCTCGCCACCCAGCTCCGCAGCGGCCTGTTCGGCGTCCTCTACGTGCTGGACGAGCCCTCCGCGGGCCTGCACCCCTCCGACACGGAACTGCTGCTGGGCGCGCTGCAGCGCCTGCAGGACGAGGGCAACACCGTCTTCGTCGTCGAACACAACGCCCCGCTGATCGCGGCGGCGCAGTGGGTCGTCGACCTGGGGCCCGGTGCCGGACGCTACGGCGGCGAGGTGCTCTACAACGGGCCCGCCGCCGGCCTGCGGGACGCCGCCGGCTCGGTCACGGCGCGCTACCTCGGCCCGGACGCCCCTGCCGCCCCCGGCCCGGCCGCGCCGCGCCGCCCCGACCACGCGATCGACCTGCGCGGCGTCTCGGGACACAACCTGCGCGGCATCGACGTCACCTTCCCGCTGGGGGCGTTCACCGCCGTCACCGGCGTGTCGGGCGCGGGCAAGACCACCCTGCTGCACGCCCTGGCCGACCAGGCGCGGCGCGGGCTGCACGCCGACGACGTCATCGCCGACCTGGAACGCAACCCCGACTCGGTCGAGGACGCCGAGGAGCGCGCCCACGGCGTCCCGCTGTGGGATCTTGAGGCGGACCGGCTCACCGTCGCGCAGGCGTCCGGGCTGGAGCGGATCGACCGCCTCGTCGTGGTCGACCAGAAGCCGATCGGGCGGACGTCCCGCTCCAACCTGGCCACGTACACGGGACTGTTCGACGCCGTCCGGCGGCTGTTCGCGGCCCAACCCGAGGCGCGTGAGCGCCGCTTCGGCGCGGGCCGGTTCTCGTTCAACCTGCCGGCCGGCCGGTGCCCGCACTGCCTCGGCGACGGTGTGGTCAGCATCGAGCTGCTGTTCATGCCGACGCAGACCGCCCCGTGCCCGGTCTGCCGCGGCGCCCGCTACAACCCCGAGACCCTGGAGGTGCACTACCGCGGCCGGACCATCGCGGACGTCCTCGCGATGAGCGTCGACGAGGCCCGGGACTTCCTCGCCGACGTCCCGATCCCCGCCCGCATCCTCACCCTGCTCTCCGACATCGGGCTGGGCTACCTGGCGCTGGGGCAGAGCGCGACGACGCTGTCGGGCGGCGAGGCGCAACGCATCAAGCTGGTCAGCGAACTCCACCGGGCACCCGCCGGCCACACCCTCTACCTCCTGGACGAGCCCACGAACGGACTGCACCCCGCCGACATCGACCTGCTCGTCGGACAACTGCAGCGGCTCGTGGACGCCGACAACACGGTCGTGATCGCCGACCACGACCCGCGCACGATCGCCGTCGCCGACCGGGTGATCGATCTGGGCCCCGGCGCCGGGAACGCGGGCGGCCGCGTCGTCGCGCAGGCCACCCCCGACGAGATCGCCGCGGCGCGGGGGAGCGAGACCGGTCGGCATCTGGCTGCGGTCCTGCGCCCCCGGAAGACCTCTGGAGCAGACGACCCGGCCTGA
- a CDS encoding DUF222 domain-containing protein — METLIRTRSEAFLANVLTGLDDLDPDGLDRVLLTDADRVALAEQALSAAGRLQALAGVLVAEADRVAAPQAVVGVGTLSWLHDAQRMTRREAGRLLAAAQEMSSRPLLREATLTGAATPLQARAVTRVLAQLPEDLPDQKVRDAESMMVEFCAQFDSHELGRLARHLLEVIAPRSPRKRWNAASSAKPGTPTRCGISPSPLMGWGRS, encoded by the coding sequence ATGGAGACGTTGATCCGGACGCGAAGTGAGGCATTCCTGGCGAATGTCCTCACGGGTCTGGACGACCTCGACCCCGACGGCTTGGACCGGGTGCTGCTCACCGATGCTGACCGCGTCGCGCTCGCCGAGCAGGCACTGTCGGCGGCGGGTCGTCTGCAAGCGTTGGCCGGGGTGTTGGTGGCTGAGGCGGATCGGGTGGCTGCTCCGCAGGCGGTGGTCGGTGTCGGCACGCTGTCGTGGTTGCACGACGCGCAGCGGATGACCCGTCGCGAAGCGGGCCGGCTGTTGGCCGCAGCCCAGGAAATGTCGAGCCGACCGCTGCTCCGGGAGGCGACTCTCACCGGCGCGGCCACACCGTTGCAGGCGCGCGCGGTCACCCGCGTGCTTGCCCAACTGCCCGAGGATCTTCCCGACCAGAAGGTGCGTGACGCCGAGTCGATGATGGTGGAGTTCTGCGCCCAGTTCGACTCCCACGAACTGGGCCGGCTGGCCCGGCATCTGCTCGAAGTCATCGCCCCGAGGTCGCCGAGGAAACGCTGGAACGCCGCCTCGAGCGCGAAGCCCGGCACGCCCACACGGTGCGGCATCTCTCCTTCACCCCTGATGGGATGGGGTCGGTCCTGA
- a CDS encoding HNH endonuclease signature motif containing protein, whose protein sequence is MGSVLIKGSLPTVEAELLRAQVEAIAHLHHRRALDCADPLAEKATPTQRRADALIELARAAAVHQDAPNHGGGRPRIMVLIDHDRLVDDCRKAQLLDSGADLTPTQVRVLACDAGILPVVMNGAGEVLDVGRANRLVTPAIRAALVARDRGCVFPGCDRTAAACDAHHITPWQRGGPTSLPNLVLLCRHHHNTVEPDHRHPDTRWQIRVDDGVPVVIPPTRVDPQQRPRRNHRHRPRTDQDDAASDGELSVEGP, encoded by the coding sequence ATGGGGTCGGTCCTGATCAAAGGCAGCCTGCCGACGGTCGAGGCGGAACTGTTGCGGGCGCAGGTCGAGGCGATCGCGCACCTGCACCACCGCCGCGCCCTGGACTGCGCCGACCCCCTCGCCGAGAAGGCGACCCCCACCCAGCGCCGCGCTGATGCGCTGATCGAGCTCGCCCGCGCCGCCGCGGTGCACCAGGACGCCCCCAACCACGGTGGGGGCCGGCCGCGGATCATGGTGCTGATCGACCACGATCGCCTGGTCGATGACTGTCGGAAGGCGCAGTTGCTCGATTCGGGTGCGGATCTGACGCCCACGCAGGTGCGGGTGCTGGCCTGCGACGCCGGCATCCTGCCCGTGGTGATGAACGGCGCCGGCGAAGTGCTGGACGTGGGGCGGGCGAACCGCCTGGTCACCCCCGCCATCCGCGCCGCGCTCGTCGCCCGAGATCGCGGCTGCGTGTTCCCCGGATGCGACCGCACCGCCGCCGCGTGCGACGCCCACCACATCACCCCCTGGCAGCGCGGCGGACCCACCTCGCTTCCGAATCTGGTGCTCTTGTGCCGGCACCATCACAACACGGTCGAACCTGACCATCGGCATCCCGACACCCGCTGGCAGATCCGAGTCGACGACGGCGTCCCGGTGGTGATCCCACCGACCAGGGTCGACCCCCAACAACGCCCCCGGCGCAACCACCGACACCGACCACGAACCGACCAGGACGACGCTGCCTCGGACGGGGAACTGTCGGTCGAGGGCCCCTGA
- a CDS encoding patatin-like phospholipase family protein yields MPPAVNVPDVALIFEGGGMRAAHTSAVVVRLLEAGLVFPFVAGISAGASHTANYLAGDGPRAKASFTSFAADPRFGGLRSFARGRGYFNAEYIYQHTSGPQEALPYAFDRFRDHPAQLSLTAFRCRDGATVRWGRDDIHRMRDLMVRVQASSTMPVLMPPVDIDGDLHVDGALGETGGIPLDAARAAGFRRFFVVLTQERSYVKRPLKYPRFYRSHFRRYPAVADALLSRHTRYNATREELFDLERSGDAYLFVPQDMRIANSERDVAKLEAAHARGLAQARAELPAWRDFLGR; encoded by the coding sequence GTGCCGCCCGCCGTCAACGTCCCCGACGTCGCCCTGATCTTCGAGGGCGGCGGCATGCGCGCCGCTCACACCTCCGCGGTGGTGGTGCGACTGCTGGAGGCGGGCCTGGTGTTCCCGTTCGTCGCGGGGATCTCCGCCGGGGCATCCCACACGGCGAACTACCTCGCGGGGGACGGGCCGCGCGCGAAGGCGTCCTTCACCAGCTTCGCGGCCGACCCGCGGTTCGGCGGGCTGCGCAGCTTCGCCCGGGGCCGGGGGTACTTCAACGCCGAGTACATCTACCAGCACACCTCGGGGCCGCAGGAGGCGCTGCCGTACGCGTTCGACCGCTTCCGTGACCATCCGGCGCAACTGTCGCTGACGGCCTTCCGCTGCCGCGACGGCGCCACCGTGCGCTGGGGACGGGACGACATCCACCGGATGCGCGACCTCATGGTCCGGGTGCAGGCGTCCTCGACCATGCCGGTGCTCATGCCCCCGGTGGACATCGACGGGGACCTCCACGTGGACGGCGCCCTGGGCGAGACCGGCGGCATCCCGCTGGACGCCGCCCGCGCCGCCGGCTTCCGGCGGTTCTTCGTCGTGCTCACCCAGGAGCGCTCCTACGTCAAACGCCCCCTGAAGTACCCGAGGTTCTACCGCAGCCACTTCCGGCGGTATCCGGCCGTCGCCGACGCGCTGCTGTCGCGGCACACCCGCTACAACGCGACGCGGGAGGAACTGTTCGACCTGGAGCGTTCGGGCGACGCGTACCTGTTCGTGCCGCAGGACATGCGGATCGCCAACTCCGAGCGCGACGTGGCCAAACTGGAGGCCGCCCACGCCCGCGGGTTGGCGCAGGCCCGCGCCGAACTGCCCGCCTGGCGCGACTTCCTGGGCCGCTGA
- a CDS encoding M20 metallopeptidase family protein, which produces MTFAEHAASLSDELIALRRTLHADPEVGLDLPRTQRRILEALDGLDLEISLGTSCTSVTAVLRGGRPGPVVLLRGDMDALPVDEQTGLEYASTNGAMHACGHDLHVTGLIGAAKLLAARRDELPGSVIFMFQPGEEGEGGARRMLEEGVLDAAGEQPVAAYGVHVATGPYGVFETRGGTLMAGANELYVTMHGKGGHGSQPQSSVDPVPALLEFGLALQTMVTRRFSVFDPVVVTVTQLSAGKAVNVIPASAKLGATVRTLSKASIDTLLTETKRLAEGIAAAHGCTAEVEFLIDYPVTVNDADEAAFALEVAGDLYGADRVVEASAPHMGSEDFSYVLERVPGAFVFLGTTPPAMDVATAAWNHSPLVVFDDAVLPDQAAFLAELAWRRLQRP; this is translated from the coding sequence ATGACCTTCGCCGAACATGCCGCTTCCCTGTCCGATGAGCTGATCGCCCTGCGCCGCACGCTGCACGCCGACCCCGAGGTGGGCCTCGACCTGCCCCGCACGCAGCGCCGCATCCTGGAGGCCCTGGACGGCCTCGACCTGGAGATCAGCCTGGGCACCTCGTGCACGTCGGTGACCGCGGTGCTGCGCGGCGGCAGGCCGGGACCGGTCGTGCTGCTGCGCGGCGACATGGACGCCCTTCCGGTCGACGAGCAGACCGGGCTGGAGTACGCCTCGACCAACGGCGCCATGCACGCGTGCGGCCACGACCTGCACGTCACCGGCCTGATCGGGGCCGCGAAGCTGCTGGCGGCCCGCCGCGACGAACTGCCCGGCTCGGTCATCTTCATGTTCCAGCCCGGCGAGGAGGGCGAGGGCGGCGCCCGCCGCATGCTGGAGGAGGGCGTCCTGGACGCCGCCGGCGAGCAGCCGGTCGCGGCCTACGGCGTCCACGTGGCCACCGGCCCGTACGGTGTCTTCGAGACGCGGGGCGGCACGCTGATGGCGGGCGCCAACGAGTTGTACGTCACGATGCACGGCAAGGGCGGCCACGGCTCGCAGCCGCAGTCCTCCGTCGACCCGGTGCCCGCGCTGCTGGAGTTCGGGCTCGCGCTGCAGACGATGGTGACGCGCCGGTTCTCGGTGTTCGACCCGGTCGTCGTCACCGTCACGCAGCTGTCGGCGGGCAAGGCCGTCAACGTCATCCCGGCCTCGGCCAAGCTGGGCGCCACCGTGCGCACGCTGTCCAAGGCGTCCATCGACACCCTGCTCACCGAGACGAAGCGGCTCGCCGAGGGCATCGCCGCCGCGCACGGCTGCACCGCCGAGGTGGAGTTCCTGATCGACTACCCGGTCACCGTCAACGACGCCGACGAGGCGGCGTTCGCGCTCGAGGTCGCGGGCGACCTCTACGGCGCCGACCGCGTCGTGGAGGCGTCCGCCCCGCACATGGGCTCGGAGGACTTCAGCTATGTGCTCGAGCGCGTCCCGGGCGCGTTCGTGTTCCTCGGCACCACGCCGCCCGCGATGGACGTCGCGACTGCGGCGTGGAACCACTCCCCGCTGGTGGTCTTCGACGACGCGGTGCTGCCCGACCAGGCGGCCTTCCTCGCCGAACTGGCCTGGCGCCGCCTGCAGCGCCCCTGA